One genomic segment of Planctomycetaceae bacterium includes these proteins:
- a CDS encoding aspartate kinase, giving the protein MSVIVQKFGGTSVADAEKIRRAAARAVAAKQSGHQVVMVVSARGKKTDELVQLASEISRRPRPREMDMLLATGEQESVALVAMAVHELGEEAISLTGAQIGVLTDTTHTRARIVSISTQRMREALDAGHIVIAAGFQGVDEKFNITTLGRGGSDTTAAALAAALNAELCEIYTDVEGVFTTDPRVVADASKVERVSYDEMLELASLGAGVMHSRSIEFAKKYDVHLCVKPSYSDGPGTLIAPEPADPAPVVTGVAFVRNESRIGLNGIPDQPGVMNQIFALLSDAKIPVDMIVQNVGESGMASISFTVAEDDLDQALQVAAQAVKLLGSGEVEHSANLSKVSVVGQGMQTHTGVAAQMFDVLARNGINICLVTTSEIKISVLIERSRCDEAVRAVHDGFHLQRGTATVPSVGYRATKSRPGALRDPAKLDEDIVARLQNMEDIVVSDIYADTDQARITINQLPDDPGVAADVFSAVADGGVLVDMIVQNVAMNGVANISFTVPCEDVDRTILLLREVLERWPTTVVSCDRRIGKLSVVGIGLRSHTAVGARLFRTLADESINVQMINTSEIKVSVVIDPASVDAALAALRREFGFSQDHASVT; this is encoded by the coding sequence GTGTCAGTTATCGTTCAGAAATTCGGTGGAACCAGTGTTGCCGACGCGGAAAAGATCCGTCGCGCGGCTGCCCGGGCCGTGGCCGCCAAACAATCCGGCCACCAGGTCGTGATGGTCGTCAGCGCTCGCGGCAAGAAGACGGATGAACTGGTCCAGCTTGCGTCGGAAATCAGTCGCAGGCCGCGTCCCCGGGAAATGGACATGCTGCTGGCAACCGGCGAACAGGAATCCGTTGCGCTGGTGGCGATGGCGGTCCACGAACTGGGCGAAGAAGCCATCAGTCTGACCGGCGCGCAGATTGGAGTACTGACGGACACCACACATACGCGGGCTCGAATCGTCAGTATCTCGACACAGCGAATGCGCGAGGCGCTGGACGCGGGTCATATCGTGATCGCTGCCGGGTTTCAGGGCGTCGACGAAAAATTCAACATCACGACTCTGGGACGCGGAGGCAGCGATACCACGGCCGCCGCTCTGGCCGCCGCGCTGAATGCCGAACTCTGCGAGATCTACACGGACGTTGAAGGCGTCTTCACAACGGATCCGCGAGTCGTCGCTGACGCTTCCAAGGTCGAACGGGTGTCCTACGACGAAATGCTGGAACTGGCCAGTCTGGGGGCGGGCGTTATGCATTCGCGTTCCATCGAGTTCGCGAAGAAATACGACGTCCATCTGTGCGTCAAGCCATCGTATTCGGACGGCCCCGGGACTCTGATCGCACCCGAGCCTGCTGATCCCGCTCCTGTTGTGACCGGAGTGGCGTTCGTTCGAAACGAATCCCGGATCGGCCTGAACGGCATTCCGGACCAGCCGGGTGTGATGAATCAGATCTTCGCGCTGCTGTCTGATGCAAAGATCCCCGTCGACATGATCGTGCAGAATGTCGGTGAATCGGGGATGGCCAGCATCTCCTTTACGGTCGCCGAAGACGATCTTGATCAGGCACTGCAGGTCGCCGCGCAGGCGGTCAAACTGCTGGGCAGCGGCGAAGTCGAACATTCGGCCAACCTGTCAAAGGTCTCCGTTGTCGGCCAGGGGATGCAGACGCATACCGGCGTGGCCGCGCAGATGTTTGACGTCCTGGCAAGGAACGGCATCAACATCTGTCTGGTCACAACCAGCGAAATCAAGATCTCCGTCCTGATTGAACGTTCGCGGTGCGATGAGGCCGTCAGGGCTGTTCACGACGGATTTCACCTGCAGCGCGGCACGGCAACGGTGCCCAGCGTTGGCTATCGGGCAACAAAGTCGCGGCCCGGTGCGCTTCGTGATCCGGCGAAGCTGGACGAAGACATCGTCGCTCGCCTGCAGAACATGGAAGACATCGTAGTCAGCGACATCTATGCCGACACCGATCAGGCGCGCATTACCATCAACCAGCTTCCTGACGATCCCGGTGTGGCGGCCGACGTCTTTTCGGCAGTGGCCGACGGCGGCGTGCTGGTGGACATGATTGTTCAGAATGTCGCCATGAACGGCGTCGCCAATATCTCGTTCACCGTGCCCTGCGAAGATGTCGACCGCACGATTCTGCTGCTGCGGGAAGTCCTGGAACGCTGGCCCACCACCGTTGTGTCCTGCGACCGGCGGATCGGAAAGCTTTCCGTTGTGGGAATCGGACTGCGAAGTCATACCGCCGTCGGTGCGCGGCTGTTTCGAACGCTGGCGGACGAATCGATCAACGTGCAGATGATCAATACCAGTGAAATCAAGGTCAGCGTCGTGATCGATCCCGCCAGCGTGGACGCGGCACTTGCTGCACTGCGCCGGGAATTCGGATTCAGCCAGGATCACGCTTCGGTCACCTGA
- a CDS encoding division/cell wall cluster transcriptional repressor MraZ, whose protein sequence is MALTGTFERTIDEKWRLAIPKPLKDGFSVRDVGELYLAPGNEGCLSVYSPEGFDEFAKRVASVSPGRANVRSFLRLFYSKAERVVLDKQSRIRIPDRLITHASLQREVVILGVHDHAEIWDKSAWDTFLEQTSFHFDELTSETLENSVFEPQAEKAALQRLKG, encoded by the coding sequence ATGGCACTCACCGGCACATTTGAACGCACCATTGATGAAAAGTGGCGACTGGCAATTCCCAAGCCGCTGAAAGACGGATTTTCGGTTCGAGATGTCGGCGAACTCTACCTGGCTCCCGGCAATGAAGGCTGCCTGTCAGTCTACTCTCCGGAGGGCTTCGATGAGTTCGCGAAGCGAGTGGCCAGCGTTTCGCCAGGTCGTGCCAACGTCCGCAGTTTTCTGCGGCTGTTCTATTCGAAGGCGGAGCGAGTGGTGCTGGACAAGCAGTCTCGGATCCGGATTCCGGATCGCCTGATCACTCACGCAAGTCTGCAGCGCGAAGTCGTTATTCTTGGCGTCCATGACCATGCCGAAATCTGGGATAAGTCGGCATGGGACACTTTTTTGGAGCAAACAAGTTTTCATTTCGATGAACTGACATCCGAGACGCTGGAAAACTCCGTGTTTGAGCCGCAGGCTGAAAAGGCTGCACTCCAGCGCCTCAAGGGTTAA
- the rsmH gene encoding 16S rRNA (cytosine(1402)-N(4))-methyltransferase RsmH, which translates to MSERPVHVSVMPREVLHYLQISEGLTVVDGTVGAGGHSQLILRQLGDTGTLIGFDRDAMMLRLATPLLRKPNVILVQSSYSLAREALAERNITSVDRVLLDLGLSSDQLADRTRGFGFDAGGPLDMRFDTQLGQPAGELLNTADRSRLIQIFREFGEEPFAERIADRIVTRRKQGGLQTAQQLEECIRAAVPDAAIAKSSRNPATRVFQALRIAVNQELQHLQHMMTDVLPQIMTPGGIVVVLAFHSLEDRIVKSAFKGHQGWQVLTKTPVEATPAEIRLNPRSRSARLRAARWKPAA; encoded by the coding sequence GTGTCCGAGCGGCCTGTTCACGTTTCCGTGATGCCACGAGAAGTTCTGCATTACCTGCAGATTTCCGAAGGGCTGACGGTGGTCGACGGGACCGTCGGAGCTGGCGGACATTCTCAACTGATACTTCGCCAGCTTGGTGACACAGGCACGCTGATCGGTTTCGATCGCGATGCCATGATGCTGCGGCTGGCCACCCCGTTGCTCAGAAAACCCAACGTCATCCTGGTTCAGTCATCTTACAGCCTCGCCAGGGAAGCATTGGCGGAACGAAATATCACAAGTGTGGATCGCGTACTGCTGGATCTTGGGCTGTCGTCCGACCAGTTGGCCGATCGCACGCGCGGTTTCGGATTTGATGCCGGAGGACCGCTGGACATGCGATTCGACACTCAACTCGGACAACCGGCCGGCGAACTGTTGAACACTGCGGACCGGTCCCGCTTGATTCAGATATTCCGGGAATTTGGTGAAGAACCGTTCGCCGAAAGGATCGCAGATCGGATCGTTACCCGCCGAAAGCAGGGCGGACTGCAGACCGCACAGCAGCTTGAAGAGTGTATTCGCGCAGCGGTGCCGGATGCGGCGATTGCGAAATCGTCCAGAAACCCGGCAACGCGAGTGTTCCAGGCGCTGCGAATCGCCGTCAATCAGGAACTGCAGCACCTGCAGCACATGATGACCGACGTGCTGCCGCAGATCATGACGCCGGGTGGCATTGTTGTCGTGCTGGCGTTTCATTCACTCGAAGACCGAATTGTCAAATCCGCGTTCAAAGGACATCAGGGATGGCAGGTTCTGACAAAAACACCCGTGGAGGCGACGCCCGCCGAAATCCGTTTGAATCCCAGGAGCCGGTCAGCCAGGCTGAGAGCGGCCCGTTGGAAACCGGCGGCGTGA
- a CDS encoding LysM domain-containing protein, with protein sequence MNSRPEPAVDAKPGLSIEARLGMCVVVILLCAFGFLVYRKFDARQKHLLSMAATNGESQDDAAAGADDTATAGLQQPVATRLAAFEPDDVDPFEIREVSVAEPVTVASPDSQDFAQYSSNLLDTGSTDEFSDEPPFSGFDEPAVETSVLIADADNGADNGRAQNEDPFETSAPNHSAPHGLFEDFAGSNAGSHREHEPAPAGTDWADGSGFDSDLAARTAARDTVAGVEEHSAPFAFAEREEHQPHKTHPSPPSDDAIPEFAFDVAQNDRNAAVPHHKHAPDNFDTDSEPSEILSTVDDPSPLRAIDDDGFDDFTAAAPHVHEATEVAMLQLPDPPQGADVAEPGQTTDPPSLTIEGFADFENDDTDTSTTVIDQPGEAVFDQFPRPIPHQAPHLPSATASSGDHHFDRSFTVQEFNYDNGVRQIAHTTEPCDICEVLPNDNYWSISKRAYGTARYFSALALFNQHRIPDPKKMRPGMKILIPEAATLESKYPELFRDYETKSKLPSGYFVQDDGTPAYRIGERETLSEIAQKHLGRSSRWIQIYRLNRSTLPDPNKLKPGSVIILPDDATNVNVLP encoded by the coding sequence GTGAATTCTCGGCCCGAGCCGGCAGTCGACGCGAAACCCGGACTGTCGATCGAGGCTCGTCTGGGAATGTGCGTGGTGGTGATCCTGCTGTGCGCCTTCGGGTTTCTGGTGTACCGAAAATTTGACGCTCGCCAGAAACACCTGCTGAGCATGGCGGCAACAAACGGTGAGTCACAGGACGACGCCGCAGCCGGGGCCGACGACACTGCAACGGCTGGATTGCAGCAGCCCGTCGCAACGCGCCTTGCCGCGTTTGAACCGGATGATGTCGATCCGTTTGAGATCCGCGAAGTCAGTGTTGCTGAACCGGTGACAGTGGCGTCGCCGGACTCTCAGGATTTCGCGCAGTATTCGTCGAATCTGTTGGACACGGGTTCGACTGACGAGTTCTCGGACGAACCACCGTTCTCCGGGTTCGATGAACCTGCCGTCGAAACATCTGTGTTGATCGCCGATGCCGATAACGGCGCCGATAACGGCCGCGCTCAGAATGAAGATCCGTTCGAAACCAGCGCTCCGAATCATTCGGCACCGCACGGCCTGTTCGAGGACTTTGCAGGTAGCAACGCGGGAAGCCATCGGGAGCATGAACCAGCGCCCGCGGGCACAGACTGGGCAGATGGTTCCGGCTTCGACAGCGACCTGGCAGCACGCACGGCTGCAAGGGATACGGTCGCCGGGGTCGAAGAGCATTCCGCTCCGTTTGCGTTCGCGGAACGCGAGGAACATCAACCGCACAAGACGCACCCGTCGCCGCCCTCAGACGACGCGATTCCGGAATTCGCCTTTGACGTCGCGCAGAATGATCGGAACGCCGCGGTGCCGCACCACAAACACGCTCCCGATAACTTCGACACAGATAGCGAGCCGTCGGAGATTCTGTCCACAGTAGACGACCCTTCGCCACTGCGAGCGATCGACGACGATGGTTTCGACGACTTCACGGCGGCTGCGCCGCACGTTCATGAAGCGACGGAAGTTGCCATGCTGCAGTTGCCGGACCCGCCTCAGGGTGCCGACGTCGCTGAACCCGGTCAGACCACCGACCCTCCGTCGCTGACGATCGAAGGATTTGCCGACTTCGAAAACGATGACACCGACACGTCGACGACGGTGATCGATCAGCCAGGTGAAGCAGTCTTCGACCAGTTTCCGCGACCAATCCCTCACCAGGCTCCGCACCTGCCATCTGCGACAGCTTCGTCCGGTGACCATCACTTCGATCGCAGTTTCACGGTACAGGAATTCAACTACGACAACGGTGTCAGGCAGATTGCACACACGACCGAACCGTGCGACATCTGCGAAGTGCTGCCGAACGATAACTATTGGTCGATCTCAAAGCGCGCGTATGGAACGGCTCGATATTTTTCGGCCCTGGCGCTGTTCAACCAGCATCGAATTCCGGACCCGAAGAAGATGCGGCCGGGCATGAAAATTCTGATTCCTGAAGCGGCCACGCTGGAATCGAAATATCCGGAGCTGTTCCGTGACTATGAAACGAAGTCAAAGTTGCCGTCCGGGTACTTTGTGCAGGACGACGGCACACCGGCCTATCGCATTGGCGAACGCGAAACGCTGTCAGAAATCGCCCAAAAGCACCTTGGCCGCTCTTCTCGCTGGATTCAGATCTATCGGCTGAACCGATCAACGCTGCCAGATCCGAATAAGCTGAAGCCCGGAAGCGTGATCATCCTTCCGGACGACGCCACCAACGTTAACGTGCTGCCATAG
- a CDS encoding penicillin-binding protein 2, whose protein sequence is MSVASGNQLRSGSERVVAHWRSSFVAGCVILGWAVLVGRLIQLQGAQRELLHTKVSRQSTFIDTVPARPGEILDRNGHVLAMTVTCESLYAVPAEIDDPWDFALPLATALNLDADELFRRVTEDRDRQFVWVRRRVTEDQVRVIRDLNLPPRTWGFRREYLRQYPQGAFAAHVLGMRDIDNAGHGGLEQSLDDLIRGVDGRRVMTRDARGVVVEVEAARSKVPEHGRTVISTLDLLTQIETERQLDELVRRWQPVGACAVVMEPGTGDILAMASRPSFDPNTPSQIPDNAWRNLAVSAVFEPGSTFKPFIVAWAMQHGLLQPDEMIPCFNGAYRMGRRVLHDHHAYSELSVEDVLVKSSNIGMARIAERMGLDGLYEATAAFGFGRRTGIELPGEIDGLVRDRSDWNDYSLGSIPMGHELAVTPLQLITAHAALAAGGQLVRPRLLIDTTDQTTDASIVSIPTVDPTTPVESRLVRPDVAAWVVTGPMKGVVERGTAKSVRVSGLSMFGKTGTAQKADPVNGGYSVSRDVCSFVCGAPAESPRVLVLVMVDEPTGEGSHFGGTVAAPAATAVLQFALKRTAVLRSR, encoded by the coding sequence ATGTCGGTCGCCAGCGGAAACCAGCTTCGAAGCGGCAGTGAGCGTGTTGTCGCACACTGGCGAAGTTCATTCGTCGCCGGCTGCGTGATTCTGGGGTGGGCTGTTCTGGTCGGACGTCTGATTCAGTTGCAGGGTGCTCAGCGCGAACTGCTGCACACGAAAGTCTCGCGGCAGAGCACATTTATCGACACGGTTCCGGCACGACCGGGTGAGATCCTTGATCGTAACGGGCATGTGCTGGCCATGACCGTAACGTGTGAGAGCCTGTACGCGGTGCCGGCGGAGATTGACGATCCCTGGGATTTCGCCCTGCCCCTGGCGACGGCGCTGAATCTGGATGCCGACGAGTTATTTCGCCGCGTGACGGAAGACCGGGATCGGCAATTTGTCTGGGTGCGCCGGCGGGTTACCGAGGATCAGGTGCGAGTAATCCGGGACCTCAATCTTCCGCCGCGAACGTGGGGTTTTCGGCGCGAGTATCTTCGTCAGTATCCGCAGGGAGCATTCGCGGCACATGTGCTGGGAATGCGGGACATCGACAACGCCGGCCACGGCGGGCTGGAACAGAGTCTTGACGATCTGATCCGCGGTGTGGACGGCCGCCGCGTCATGACTCGGGATGCGCGCGGCGTTGTCGTCGAAGTGGAAGCCGCCCGGTCGAAGGTTCCCGAACACGGTCGCACCGTGATTTCGACTCTGGACCTGCTGACGCAGATCGAAACCGAACGGCAACTGGACGAACTGGTCCGGCGCTGGCAACCCGTCGGTGCCTGTGCCGTTGTGATGGAACCAGGGACCGGCGACATCCTGGCGATGGCCTCGCGACCGTCGTTTGACCCCAACACGCCGTCACAGATTCCTGACAATGCCTGGCGGAATCTGGCCGTTTCCGCCGTGTTCGAACCCGGTTCCACGTTCAAACCGTTTATCGTCGCCTGGGCAATGCAGCACGGCCTGCTTCAGCCTGACGAGATGATTCCCTGCTTTAACGGTGCCTACCGTATGGGTCGCCGAGTTCTGCATGATCATCACGCGTACTCCGAACTCAGCGTCGAAGATGTGCTGGTGAAGTCCAGCAACATCGGGATGGCCCGCATCGCCGAACGCATGGGACTTGACGGTCTGTACGAAGCGACCGCCGCGTTCGGATTTGGCCGGCGCACCGGCATCGAACTTCCCGGAGAAATCGACGGCCTGGTACGGGATCGAAGTGACTGGAATGACTACTCGCTGGGTTCGATTCCGATGGGACACGAACTCGCGGTAACGCCGCTGCAACTGATCACCGCGCACGCCGCGCTGGCCGCCGGCGGACAACTCGTTCGCCCGCGACTGCTGATCGATACCACCGACCAGACCACTGACGCGTCGATCGTCTCAATCCCGACCGTGGATCCCACAACGCCGGTGGAATCTCGCCTGGTGCGACCGGACGTCGCCGCATGGGTCGTGACCGGTCCCATGAAAGGCGTTGTCGAACGAGGGACGGCGAAATCGGTCCGAGTTTCCGGGCTGAGCATGTTCGGCAAGACCGGAACGGCTCAAAAGGCAGACCCGGTTAACGGCGGGTATTCCGTTTCCAGGGATGTGTGTTCGTTCGTCTGCGGAGCCCCGGCCGAATCACCTCGGGTTCTCGTCCTGGTGATGGTCGACGAACCGACCGGCGAAGGTTCGCATTTCGGCGGAACCGTCGCGGCTCCAGCGGCCACCGCGGTTCTGCAGTTCGCTCTGAAGCGCACGGCGGTGTTGCGTTCTCGATGA
- a CDS encoding FG-GAP-like repeat-containing protein, with protein sequence MAVVAVAALMLAALLWHVGTSRSAQTSLLDRAAMALDRGDAASAESLVTQFLRATNQKPESVEQLFAVGRQLLSSGRLATAEACLRRVLRHDPSHTGANDHLVFLLRIEGRLWDAQQPLLALFQSGCFIPEQTGRAFPINAAEYLVAASTTEFLLLTDDETRFAEMCHNSVADDFLPYLGQARQDLWADDLGTAESVFRQVADKHPEIPEAQVGVGTVLLRSQRPEAFLAWRDRLPRSAYQHPDIWVLLGMFAKEFGHDAETTARCFREAVRLHPGHRQAAYHLAQSLRTLGRTEDAEVLSRHAAKLASLEYAIRTAVSEPRRIREVVELLDSMGRFYEATGWCELAREMRTDVDWATERLTGLRSRTAEARALVASEFRPVVNPDLPPISAAEVRVSDSSDAPARRTEDVTIRFQDDSASAGLEFQFFNGSEPDDNRAWMFEFCGGGVASFDFDADDWPDLYFTQGCLWPPSRLKERAIADRMFRNMSGNRMTDVTAPSGLGDLRYTCGVTSGDIDADGFDDPYLSNIGGNSLYRNNGDGTFSRVPDSCGASGEDWTVSSVMADLNGDRLPDIYAVNYLAGDVLERTCTHRGRPIQCYPTSFPAAQDRLYLNQGDGTFADVTDASGIVMPDGKGMGVVAADLDNWGDSACSWPTTRPPISCSRIAPNCPQARRCLRNAEFPQASRLVRTGRRSREWASPPETSTTTVDPTSS encoded by the coding sequence ATGGCTGTCGTGGCGGTTGCTGCGCTGATGCTTGCAGCGCTGCTCTGGCATGTCGGGACCAGTCGTTCGGCACAGACATCGCTGCTCGATCGCGCTGCCATGGCTCTGGATCGCGGTGACGCCGCGTCCGCGGAAAGCCTTGTTACCCAGTTTCTGCGGGCGACGAATCAGAAACCGGAGTCCGTCGAACAGCTTTTTGCCGTCGGCCGGCAGTTGCTAAGTTCCGGCAGACTGGCGACTGCGGAAGCGTGCCTGCGGCGCGTGTTGCGGCACGATCCTTCGCACACCGGTGCCAACGATCATCTGGTGTTTCTGCTGCGAATCGAAGGAAGGTTATGGGACGCGCAGCAGCCGCTGCTTGCTCTGTTTCAAAGCGGTTGCTTCATCCCGGAACAGACGGGGCGTGCGTTTCCGATAAACGCAGCGGAGTACCTGGTTGCCGCGTCAACGACGGAATTCCTGCTGCTGACAGACGACGAAACCCGCTTTGCGGAAATGTGTCACAACAGCGTGGCCGATGATTTTCTGCCGTATCTCGGCCAGGCACGGCAGGATCTGTGGGCCGATGACCTGGGTACCGCGGAATCCGTGTTTCGGCAGGTTGCCGACAAACACCCCGAAATTCCGGAAGCACAGGTTGGCGTCGGCACCGTCCTGCTGCGAAGTCAGCGGCCGGAAGCGTTTCTTGCGTGGCGGGATCGGCTGCCGCGATCGGCTTATCAACACCCGGACATCTGGGTGCTGCTGGGAATGTTCGCGAAGGAATTCGGACACGATGCGGAAACGACCGCTCGCTGTTTTCGCGAAGCCGTCCGTCTTCATCCGGGACATCGGCAGGCCGCATATCATCTCGCACAATCCCTGCGAACTCTCGGCAGGACCGAGGATGCGGAAGTCTTGTCACGACATGCGGCGAAGCTGGCGTCTCTGGAATATGCCATTCGGACGGCTGTCAGCGAGCCCCGGCGTATTCGCGAAGTTGTCGAACTGTTGGATTCGATGGGACGGTTTTATGAGGCCACTGGCTGGTGCGAACTCGCCCGCGAAATGCGCACCGACGTCGATTGGGCTACCGAACGCCTGACCGGGCTGCGAAGTCGCACCGCGGAAGCAAGGGCTCTGGTCGCGTCCGAATTTCGCCCCGTGGTGAATCCAGACCTGCCGCCGATCTCAGCGGCGGAAGTCCGGGTTTCTGATTCGTCGGACGCTCCTGCTCGCAGGACTGAAGACGTCACGATTCGCTTTCAGGACGACTCTGCCAGTGCGGGTCTCGAATTCCAATTCTTCAACGGTTCGGAACCGGACGACAATCGCGCGTGGATGTTCGAATTCTGCGGCGGCGGCGTTGCTTCCTTCGATTTCGATGCCGACGACTGGCCGGACCTGTACTTCACACAGGGTTGCCTGTGGCCGCCGAGTCGTCTGAAGGAGCGGGCGATCGCGGACCGAATGTTTCGCAACATGTCGGGAAACCGGATGACCGACGTCACCGCACCTTCGGGACTCGGCGATCTCCGTTACACGTGCGGCGTGACGTCCGGCGACATCGACGCTGATGGGTTTGATGATCCGTACCTTTCGAACATCGGGGGCAACTCGCTGTATCGCAACAACGGCGACGGAACGTTCTCCAGAGTTCCGGACAGTTGTGGTGCCAGCGGCGAAGACTGGACCGTTTCCAGCGTGATGGCCGATCTGAACGGGGACCGACTGCCGGATATCTATGCGGTCAACTATCTCGCCGGCGACGTGCTGGAACGTACCTGCACACATCGCGGACGTCCGATTCAGTGCTACCCGACCAGCTTCCCGGCGGCTCAGGACCGGCTTTATCTGAATCAGGGAGACGGTACGTTCGCCGACGTCACTGACGCCTCCGGAATCGTGATGCCCGACGGTAAGGGCATGGGAGTCGTCGCGGCGGATCTGGACAATTGGGGCGACTCAGCCTGTTCGTGGCCAACGACACGACCGCCAATTTCCTGTTCCAGAATCGCACCGAATTGCCCGCAGGCCCGCCGGTGTTTGAGGAACGCGGAGTTTCCGCAGGCGTCGCGCTTGGTTCGGACGGGCAGGCGCAGTCGGGAATGGGCATCGCCGCCGGAGACATCAACAACGACGGTCGACCCGACTTCTTCGTAA
- a CDS encoding VCBS repeat-containing protein, protein MGIAAGDINNDGRPDFFVTNYYLEPNNLFVQISEGQFEDQARRFRPHESGYTRMGWGAAIS, encoded by the coding sequence ATGGGCATCGCCGCCGGAGACATCAACAACGACGGTCGACCCGACTTCTTCGTAACGAACTACTATCTGGAACCGAACAACCTGTTCGTGCAGATTTCGGAAGGTCAGTTCGAAGACCAGGCCCGGCGATTCAGGCCGCACGAATCCGGGTACACACGAATGGGCTGGGGAGCCGCAATTTCTTGA
- a CDS encoding ASPIC/UnbV domain-containing protein, whose protein sequence is MLPACYQNRGDSGFDELTGASAGNFFSEPALGRAVSRLDWNRDGLPDLAVTSVGTSAALLTNITPDAGNFVKFQLVGTSSERCAFGARVQLDSGDRTWTRQLVAGDGFSAANQRCLIFGIDDRSKLDRVIVTWPSGRIQTYKNPEPNSHYTIVEDSNKVWKKP, encoded by the coding sequence ATGTTGCCCGCCTGTTATCAGAATCGCGGCGATTCCGGATTCGACGAATTGACAGGTGCCAGCGCGGGGAATTTCTTCAGTGAACCGGCGCTGGGCAGAGCCGTTTCGCGGCTGGACTGGAATCGGGACGGCCTGCCGGACCTGGCGGTGACCAGCGTCGGCACCTCCGCAGCGCTGCTGACCAACATTACGCCGGACGCCGGCAACTTCGTGAAATTTCAACTTGTTGGAACATCATCCGAACGATGCGCGTTCGGAGCACGTGTGCAGCTCGACAGCGGCGACCGTACGTGGACCCGGCAGCTAGTCGCAGGAGACGGCTTCTCGGCGGCGAACCAGCGTTGTCTGATTTTCGGGATCGACGACCGTTCGAAGCTGGACAGGGTCATTGTGACCTGGCCATCCGGTCGAATTCAGACGTATAAGAATCCGGAACCGAATTCACATTACACAATCGTTGAAGACTCGAACAAAGTCTGGAAAAAGCCCTGA
- a CDS encoding DUF1559 domain-containing protein, with the protein MQHLKSRKRGFTLIELLVVIAIIAILISLLLPAVQQAREAARRTQCKNNLHQLGLALHNYHDTYGQFAFAQGWNDNPDGDSARLWNPGTSQAKGSLFVGLLPYIDQATLYEKLDFGNLTNPAPPEQQVVDAATGRRLQEVVLPALICPSDDHAKTFNNIGLTNYAGSTGAQECANITGCTLFPGNVFGTGPAGHGGVHIRAVAAPRAAATASMAPVSPASTLDGDGVPVFA; encoded by the coding sequence ATGCAGCATCTGAAGTCCCGAAAACGAGGGTTCACCCTCATCGAATTGCTGGTCGTGATCGCGATCATTGCAATTCTGATCTCGTTGCTCCTGCCGGCAGTGCAGCAGGCACGAGAGGCCGCACGTCGTACTCAGTGCAAGAATAATCTGCATCAGCTTGGATTGGCATTGCACAACTATCACGACACCTACGGCCAATTTGCGTTTGCACAGGGATGGAACGACAATCCTGACGGCGATTCCGCCCGCCTTTGGAATCCCGGTACATCGCAGGCGAAAGGCAGTCTTTTTGTCGGTTTGTTGCCTTACATCGACCAGGCCACCCTGTATGAAAAGCTGGACTTTGGCAACCTGACGAATCCAGCACCGCCGGAACAGCAGGTTGTCGACGCGGCTACCGGCCGCCGCCTGCAGGAAGTCGTGCTGCCGGCATTGATCTGTCCCAGCGACGACCATGCCAAGACGTTTAACAACATCGGACTGACAAACTACGCAGGTTCGACGGGCGCCCAGGAATGTGCAAACATTACAGGTTGCACTCTGTTCCCCGGCAACGTCTTCGGAACAGGCCCCGCGGGACACGGCGGAGTACACATCAGAGCGGTTGCAGCGCCAAGGGCGGCAGCAACGGCGTCAATGGCTCCTGTGTCTCCGGCATCTACGCTCGATGGGGATGGGGTGCCAGTCTTCGCATGA